From one Streptomyces sp. NBC_01478 genomic stretch:
- a CDS encoding tyrosine-type recombinase/integrase, producing the protein MSATDDASPLRPHGEARPGYSLDVRLWKVTKVDRKARPYQLRWVVGGKVSSATFATSALAESRRSELRQAMRRGEAFEIESGQPESEVRAAEEAAATAAEAKPSLRWFEFCRKYVAGRWRMSAAKTREGMADGLAAVSLAMVKRGENTPEDKCLRLAFRWAIVPANAGNEPPAELKAAYEWLTKEDRPVVDLVDLEVFEDVLYRLSYRLDGTPAAGETHKRRRRVLNTALEHAVAAKELPENPLQGAHKKRVGSGAMVDRRVLVNAVQGRQLLTAVSYVGSWDRNRGRRLAAFYAVLYYAGLRPAEAVGLRLSDCHLPDAGWGTLTLRETRPISGKQWTDSGERHDRRGLKAREADTDRPVPIPPVLVAILRAHLKEFGTAKEGRVFGNERGGVVGSSTYWRVWEEARLFALPPERVDSPLAGRPYDLRHACITRWLNAGVPIAEVARRVGNSPEVIHRRYHGCIDGHEEAANEKISKALEEEGDMG; encoded by the coding sequence GTGAGCGCGACCGATGACGCCTCGCCTCTCCGTCCGCACGGGGAGGCGCGGCCGGGGTACTCCCTCGACGTCCGGCTGTGGAAGGTCACGAAGGTCGACCGCAAGGCACGGCCGTATCAACTTCGTTGGGTTGTAGGCGGGAAGGTGAGCAGCGCGACGTTCGCCACGTCGGCACTTGCCGAAAGCCGACGCTCGGAGTTGCGGCAGGCGATGCGCCGGGGCGAGGCGTTCGAGATCGAAAGCGGACAGCCTGAGTCCGAAGTCCGCGCGGCGGAAGAGGCGGCGGCAACGGCGGCTGAGGCCAAGCCGTCGTTGCGGTGGTTCGAGTTCTGCCGGAAGTACGTCGCCGGACGGTGGCGCATGAGTGCCGCCAAGACCCGTGAGGGCATGGCGGACGGTCTCGCGGCCGTGTCGCTCGCCATGGTGAAGCGAGGCGAGAACACCCCTGAGGACAAGTGCCTGCGCCTGGCGTTCCGGTGGGCGATCGTCCCCGCGAACGCGGGAAATGAGCCGCCGGCCGAACTGAAGGCCGCTTACGAGTGGCTCACGAAGGAGGACCGTCCGGTTGTCGACCTGGTCGACCTTGAGGTATTCGAGGACGTGCTGTACCGCCTCAGCTATCGGCTCGACGGCACCCCGGCGGCGGGGGAGACGCACAAGCGCCGGCGCCGGGTCCTGAACACGGCCCTCGAACACGCCGTGGCCGCCAAGGAACTCCCGGAGAACCCTCTCCAAGGGGCCCACAAGAAGCGCGTGGGTTCCGGCGCGATGGTGGACCGACGCGTCCTCGTGAACGCCGTACAGGGGCGCCAGTTGCTCACTGCGGTCTCCTACGTCGGTTCGTGGGACCGCAACCGTGGGCGGCGTCTGGCGGCCTTCTACGCGGTCCTGTACTACGCAGGGCTCAGGCCTGCTGAGGCGGTCGGGCTGAGGCTGTCCGACTGTCACCTGCCGGACGCGGGTTGGGGCACGCTGACGCTTCGGGAGACGCGTCCGATCTCCGGTAAGCAGTGGACCGATTCGGGGGAGCGGCACGACCGCCGGGGGCTGAAGGCGCGCGAGGCGGACACGGACCGTCCGGTCCCCATCCCGCCCGTTCTGGTCGCGATCCTACGGGCCCATCTGAAGGAGTTCGGTACCGCCAAGGAAGGGCGCGTGTTCGGCAACGAGCGCGGGGGAGTGGTCGGTTCGTCGACGTACTGGCGCGTCTGGGAGGAAGCCCGGCTCTTCGCCCTCCCGCCGGAGCGCGTCGACTCGCCGCTGGCCGGACGTCCGTACGACCTGAGGCACGCGTGCATCACGCGGTGGCTGAATGCAGGGGTCCCAATCGCTGAGGTTGCCCGGCGGGTCGGCAACTCCCCGGAGGTGATTCACCGCCGATACCACGGCTGCATTGACGGGCACGAGGAAGCGGCCAACGAAAAGATCAGTAAGGCATTGGAGGAGGAGGGCGACATGGGCTAA
- a CDS encoding response regulator: protein MNGFLRGQGGVLGGSQGVEVGKTRTRWPVRTYSRVVPGASGRVLVVDDNKVIRQLIRVNLELEGLEVVTAADGAECLDVIHQVRPDVVTLDVVMPRLDGLRTAARLRSDPRTRDLPLAIVSACTQYEVESGLDVGVDAFLAKPFEPAELITLVRQLIERGRRDPRGPADGLSIGGVFGDGGSSAAANVNASAGSASASSASASTGEGERAGQGGRSGG, encoded by the coding sequence ATGAACGGGTTTCTCCGTGGTCAGGGAGGCGTGCTGGGGGGATCGCAGGGGGTGGAAGTGGGGAAAACCCGGACGCGGTGGCCGGTCCGGACCTACTCTCGAGTTGTGCCAGGCGCGTCGGGTCGGGTGCTTGTTGTGGACGACAACAAGGTCATCCGGCAGTTGATCAGGGTCAATCTCGAGCTGGAGGGTCTCGAGGTCGTGACCGCGGCCGATGGTGCCGAGTGTCTGGACGTCATTCATCAGGTACGGCCCGATGTGGTGACCCTGGATGTCGTCATGCCTCGGCTGGACGGACTGCGGACTGCCGCTCGGCTGCGCAGCGACCCCCGTACCCGTGACCTGCCCCTCGCCATCGTCAGCGCCTGCACCCAGTACGAGGTCGAGAGCGGGCTCGACGTCGGCGTCGACGCGTTTCTCGCCAAGCCCTTCGAACCTGCCGAACTCATCACTCTCGTACGGCAGTTGATCGAGCGCGGGCGGCGTGACCCGCGTGGGCCGGCGGATGGCCTCTCCATTGGTGGTGTCTTCGGGGACGGCGGTTCCAGCGCCGCCGCCAACGTCAACGCCAGTGCCGGCAGTGCCAGCGCCAGCAGCGCCAGTGCCAGTACCGGTGAGGGCGAGCGGGCTGGGCAGGGTGGGCGTAGCGGCGGCTGA
- the nrtL gene encoding ArgS-related anticodon-binding protein NrtL, with amino-acid sequence MTPVELSRTVLRAVRRAVEDGELSVVVPEKVLVTVPGAGGWGDYATNIALQLARPAGETPRRVAELLRPHLVGAHGVSGVEITGPGFLNISLGSTASIALVEEILRRGPRYGFVDATDISHRDDDRDLAGGQPAPTAPTTTPLLHLHAPNDPRALVVMDVVARLLRSQGTRVRTSSASRPESEWPTFLGIDVGAEAGIEVGVDVGVDVGVEADAYRTPAPETPTPPDAVDIRPVPASHPADLLPLGRDAARWALLYPAAHDRPRLTADHLVQRESNSLFRVRYAYARTRAVSRNAADLGFVARPGDVRDVRDVEEATTPLATLLADHPRVLARAAAHRAPDLLARHLVAVADATLALLPAVLPLGDEKPSAAHRARLALAEAAGAVLAGGLSLLGIDAPEHL; translated from the coding sequence GTGACCCCCGTCGAGCTCTCCCGTACCGTGCTGCGCGCGGTGCGTCGTGCTGTCGAGGACGGGGAACTGAGTGTGGTCGTGCCGGAGAAGGTCTTGGTGACCGTTCCGGGGGCCGGCGGGTGGGGGGACTACGCCACCAACATCGCCCTCCAGCTCGCCCGGCCCGCCGGGGAGACCCCCCGCCGTGTCGCCGAGCTGCTGCGGCCGCATCTCGTCGGGGCCCACGGCGTCAGCGGCGTCGAGATCACCGGGCCCGGTTTCCTCAACATCAGTCTCGGGAGTACGGCGTCCATCGCTCTCGTCGAGGAGATCCTGCGGCGCGGACCGCGGTATGGGTTCGTCGATGCTACCGACATCAGTCACCGCGACGACGACCGTGACCTCGCCGGTGGTCAGCCCGCCCCCACTGCCCCCACCACCACCCCCCTCCTCCACCTCCACGCCCCCAACGACCCCCGCGCCCTCGTCGTCATGGACGTCGTCGCCCGCCTCCTGCGCTCGCAGGGCACCCGCGTCCGCACCAGCTCCGCGAGTCGCCCCGAGTCCGAATGGCCGACCTTTCTCGGTATCGACGTCGGTGCCGAGGCGGGCATTGAGGTTGGTGTCGACGTCGGTGTCGACGTCGGTGTCGAAGCCGACGCATACCGCACCCCGGCCCCGGAGACCCCCACCCCTCCCGACGCCGTCGACATACGGCCGGTACCCGCGTCCCACCCCGCGGATCTCCTCCCTCTCGGCCGCGACGCCGCCCGCTGGGCCCTCCTGTACCCCGCCGCCCACGACCGGCCCCGCCTCACCGCCGACCATCTCGTGCAGCGGGAGAGCAACTCCCTCTTCCGGGTCCGTTACGCCTACGCCCGCACCCGGGCCGTCAGCCGTAACGCCGCCGACCTCGGCTTCGTCGCCCGACCCGGCGACGTACGAGACGTACGAGACGTAGAAGAGGCCACCACCCCCCTTGCGACCCTCCTCGCCGACCACCCCCGCGTCCTCGCCCGCGCAGCAGCCCACCGTGCCCCCGACCTGCTCGCCCGTCACCTGGTCGCCGTAGCCGATGCGACCCTCGCTCTCCTCCCCGCGGTGCTTCCGCTCGGGGACGAGAAACCCTCGGCCGCCCACCGTGCCCGGCTCGCGCTTGCCGAAGCCGCCGGGGCGGTGCTGGCCGGTGGCCTCTCCCTGCTCGGCATCGACGCACCCGAACACCTCTGA
- the lysA gene encoding diaminopimelate decarboxylase, with amino-acid sequence MSRSAHPAGPRHADVLPEGHYSGPAADLNALDPKVWAQTVTRDADADGVVTVGGIDVKTLAERHGTPAYVLDEADFRERARAWRTAFGQDADVFYAGKAFLSRAVVRWLHEEGLNLDVCSGGELATALSAGMPADRIAFHGNNKSVSEITRAVEAGVGRIVLDSFQEIVRVAHIAQSLGKRQPVQIRITVGVEAHTHEFIATAHEDQKFGIPLAGGQAAEAVRRALQLDGLELIGIHSHIGSQIFDMSGFEVAAHRVVGLLKDIRDEHGVELPEIDLGGGLGIAYTSDDDPREPHEIAKALTEIVTRECDSARLRTPRISVEPGRAIVGPTAFTLYEVGTIKPLDGLRTYVSVDGGMSDNIRTALYDAEYSVALVSRRSDAEPMLTRVVGKHCESGDIVVKDAFLPGDLAPGDLIAVPATGAYCRSMASNYNHVLRPPVVAVKDGESRVIVRRETEEDLLRLDVG; translated from the coding sequence ATGAGCCGTTCCGCACACCCCGCCGGTCCCCGTCACGCCGATGTGCTCCCCGAAGGGCACTACTCGGGGCCCGCCGCCGACCTCAACGCACTCGACCCCAAGGTGTGGGCCCAGACCGTCACGCGTGACGCCGACGCGGACGGGGTCGTCACCGTCGGCGGTATCGACGTGAAGACCCTCGCCGAGCGGCACGGGACCCCCGCCTACGTCCTCGACGAGGCGGACTTCCGGGAGCGGGCCCGGGCCTGGCGTACCGCGTTCGGGCAGGACGCCGACGTCTTCTACGCCGGCAAGGCGTTCCTGTCCCGTGCCGTCGTGCGGTGGTTGCACGAGGAGGGGCTCAATCTCGACGTGTGCTCCGGTGGCGAGCTCGCCACCGCGCTCTCCGCCGGCATGCCCGCCGACCGCATCGCCTTCCACGGCAACAACAAGTCAGTCAGTGAGATCACCAGGGCCGTCGAGGCGGGCGTCGGGCGGATCGTTCTCGACTCCTTCCAGGAGATCGTGCGCGTCGCCCATATCGCGCAGTCCCTCGGCAAGCGGCAGCCCGTGCAGATCCGGATCACGGTCGGCGTCGAGGCGCATACGCACGAATTCATCGCCACCGCCCACGAAGACCAGAAGTTCGGGATTCCGCTGGCCGGCGGGCAGGCCGCCGAAGCCGTACGGCGTGCTCTTCAGCTCGACGGGCTGGAGCTGATCGGGATTCACAGTCACATCGGGTCGCAGATCTTCGACATGTCCGGGTTCGAGGTCGCGGCCCACAGGGTGGTCGGGCTGTTGAAGGACATTCGCGACGAGCACGGCGTCGAGCTGCCCGAGATCGACCTCGGGGGCGGGCTCGGGATCGCGTACACCAGCGACGACGATCCCCGCGAGCCGCACGAGATCGCCAAGGCGCTCACCGAGATCGTCACCCGTGAGTGCGACTCCGCCAGGCTGCGGACCCCTCGTATCTCCGTCGAGCCGGGGCGTGCCATCGTCGGGCCGACCGCCTTCACGCTCTACGAGGTCGGCACCATCAAGCCCCTCGACGGGCTGCGGACGTATGTGTCGGTCGACGGCGGCATGTCCGACAACATCAGGACCGCGCTCTACGACGCCGAGTACAGCGTCGCTCTCGTGTCCCGCCGCTCCGACGCCGAGCCCATGCTCACCCGGGTCGTCGGCAAGCACTGCGAGAGTGGGGACATCGTGGTCAAGGACGCGTTCCTGCCGGGGGACCTGGCACCCGGTGACCTCATCGCCGTACCGGCGACGGGCGCGTACTGCCGTTCCATGGCCAGCAATTACAACCATGTGCTCCGGCCGCCGGTCGTCGCCGTGAAGGATGGCGAGTCGCGGGTCATCGTCCGCCGGGAGACGGAGGAGGACCTGCTCCGGCTCGACGTCGGCTGA
- a CDS encoding homoserine dehydrogenase — protein sequence MMRTRPLKVALLGCGVVGSEVARIMTTHADDLAARIGAPVELAGIAVRRPSKVREGIDPALVTTDATALVERGDIDVIVEVIGGIEPARSLITAAFEHGASVVSANKALLAQDGAALHAAAEKHGKDLYYEAAVAGAIPLIRPLRESLAGDKVNRVLGIVNGTTNFILDKMDSTGAGYQEALDEATALGYAEADPTADVEGFDAAAKAAILAGIAFHTRVRLDDVYREGMTEVTASDFASAKNMGCTIKLLAICERAEDGGSVTARVHPAMIPLSHPLASVRGAYNAVFVESDASGQLMFYGPGAGGAPTASAVLGDLVAVCRNRLNSTTGPGESAYAGLPVSGMGEVVTRYHISLDVADKPGVLAQVATVFAEHGVSIDTVRQQGKDGEASLVVVTHRASDAALTGTVEALRKLDTVRGVASIMRVEGE from the coding sequence ATGATGCGTACGCGTCCGCTGAAGGTGGCGCTGCTGGGCTGTGGAGTGGTCGGCTCAGAGGTGGCGCGCATCATGACGACGCACGCCGACGACCTCGCCGCACGGATCGGCGCACCGGTCGAGCTCGCGGGGATCGCGGTACGGCGGCCGTCCAAGGTCCGTGAAGGCATCGACCCCGCCCTCGTCACCACCGACGCCACCGCCCTCGTCGAACGCGGCGACATCGACGTCATTGTCGAGGTCATCGGGGGTATCGAGCCCGCCCGCTCCCTCATCACCGCCGCCTTCGAGCACGGCGCCTCCGTCGTCTCCGCCAACAAGGCGCTGCTCGCCCAGGACGGCGCCGCCCTGCACGCCGCCGCCGAGAAGCACGGCAAGGACCTGTACTACGAGGCCGCCGTCGCCGGCGCGATTCCGCTGATCCGGCCGCTGCGCGAGTCCCTCGCCGGGGACAAGGTCAACCGGGTGCTGGGGATCGTCAACGGGACGACCAACTTCATCCTCGACAAGATGGACAGCACGGGGGCCGGGTATCAGGAAGCCCTCGACGAGGCCACCGCGCTCGGGTATGCCGAGGCCGATCCCACCGCCGACGTCGAGGGCTTCGACGCCGCGGCCAAGGCCGCCATCCTCGCCGGAATCGCCTTCCACACGCGCGTGCGTCTCGACGACGTCTACCGCGAGGGCATGACCGAGGTCACCGCCTCCGACTTCGCCTCCGCGAAGAACATGGGCTGCACCATCAAGTTGCTCGCCATCTGCGAGCGGGCCGAGGACGGGGGATCCGTCACCGCGCGCGTGCACCCCGCGATGATCCCGCTCAGCCACCCGCTCGCCTCCGTACGCGGCGCCTACAACGCCGTGTTCGTCGAGTCCGACGCCTCCGGGCAGCTCATGTTCTACGGCCCCGGAGCGGGCGGTGCCCCCACCGCCTCCGCCGTGCTCGGCGACCTCGTCGCCGTGTGCCGCAACCGGCTCAACTCGACCACCGGGCCCGGGGAGTCGGCGTACGCCGGACTGCCGGTGTCGGGCATGGGCGAGGTCGTCACGCGGTACCACATCAGCCTCGACGTCGCCGACAAACCGGGTGTTCTCGCACAGGTCGCCACCGTGTTCGCCGAGCACGGTGTCTCGATCGATACGGTTCGGCAGCAGGGGAAGGACGGCGAGGCCTCTCTCGTCGTCGTCACGCACCGCGCGTCCGACGCCGCCCTCACCGGGACCGTCGAGGCGTTGCGCAAGCTCGACACCGTGCGGGGTGTCGCCAGCATCATGCGGGTTGAAGGAGAGTAA
- the thrC gene encoding threonine synthase — protein MTHQWRGIIEEYRDRLPVSDSTPVVSLREGGTPLVPAQVLSERTGCEVHLKVEGANPTGSFKDRGMTMAITRAKEEGAQAVICASTGNTSASAAAYAVRAGMVCAVLVPRGKIALGKMGQALVHGAKILQVDGNFDDCLTLARELSDNYPVALVNSVNPVRIEGQKTAAFEIVDMLGDAPDIHVLPVGNAGNITAYWKGYKEYAGDGIAAKTPRMWGFQASGSAPIVRGEIVKDPSTIATAIRIGNPASWQYALAARDESGGFIDEVTDREILRAYRLLAAQEGVFVEPASAASVAGLLKAAEQGKVDPGQTIVCTVTGNGLKDPDWAVAGAPQPVTIPVDAPTAAERLGLA, from the coding sequence ATGACCCACCAGTGGCGCGGAATCATCGAGGAGTACCGGGACCGGCTCCCGGTGTCCGACAGCACGCCGGTCGTCTCCCTCCGCGAGGGCGGCACGCCCCTCGTGCCCGCGCAGGTGCTCTCCGAGCGCACCGGCTGCGAGGTCCACCTCAAGGTGGAGGGCGCCAACCCCACCGGGTCCTTCAAGGACCGCGGTATGACCATGGCCATCACGCGGGCCAAGGAGGAGGGCGCGCAGGCCGTCATCTGCGCCTCCACCGGCAACACCTCCGCGTCCGCCGCCGCCTACGCCGTACGCGCCGGGATGGTCTGTGCCGTCCTCGTGCCGCGCGGCAAGATCGCGCTCGGCAAGATGGGCCAGGCCCTCGTGCACGGCGCGAAGATCCTCCAGGTCGACGGAAACTTCGACGACTGCCTCACCCTCGCGCGCGAGTTGAGCGACAACTACCCTGTGGCGCTGGTGAATTCGGTCAACCCGGTGCGCATCGAGGGCCAGAAGACGGCCGCCTTCGAGATCGTCGACATGCTCGGCGACGCGCCCGACATCCACGTCCTGCCGGTGGGCAACGCGGGCAACATCACCGCGTACTGGAAGGGCTACAAGGAGTACGCCGGCGACGGCATCGCCGCCAAGACCCCGCGCATGTGGGGCTTCCAGGCGTCCGGTTCCGCGCCCATCGTGCGCGGCGAGATCGTCAAGGACCCCTCGACGATCGCCACCGCGATCCGCATCGGCAACCCGGCCTCCTGGCAGTACGCGCTCGCCGCGCGGGACGAGTCCGGCGGGTTCATCGACGAGGTGACGGACCGTGAAATCCTGCGCGCCTACCGGCTGTTGGCCGCTCAGGAGGGCGTTTTCGTCGAGCCCGCGTCCGCCGCTTCCGTCGCCGGTCTCCTCAAGGCGGCCGAGCAGGGCAAGGTCGACCCGGGCCAGACCATCGTCTGCACGGTGACCGGAAACGGTCTGAAGGACCCCGACTGGGCCGTCGCGGGCGCCCCGCAGCCGGTCACGATCCCGGTCGACGCGCCGACGGCGGCCGAGCGACTCGGACTCGCGTAG
- the thrB gene encoding homoserine kinase: protein MAGPAFRAAAVRVRVPATSANLGPGFDAFGLSLGLYDDVVVRVADSGLLIDIAGEGSETLPRDENHLLVRSLRTAFDLLGGQPRGLEIVCANRIPHGRGLGSSSAAICAGIVAARAVTIGGDSRLDDTALLELATEIEGHPDNVAACLLGGFTLSWMDGGAARAIRMDPADSVVPVVFVPGKPVLTETARGLLPRNVPHVDAAANAGRAALLVEALTRRPELLLPATEDRLHQEYRAPAMPESAALVDRLRADGVPAVISGAGPTVLALVDADNADKVSHLAGEGWAANRLDLDAQGACVLPLAASPVH from the coding sequence ATGGCCGGTCCAGCCTTCCGCGCCGCCGCCGTCCGGGTGCGCGTCCCCGCCACCAGCGCCAACCTCGGCCCGGGCTTCGACGCCTTCGGCCTCTCGCTGGGGCTCTACGACGACGTCGTCGTCCGTGTCGCCGACTCCGGGCTGCTCATCGACATCGCCGGCGAGGGCAGCGAGACCCTCCCGCGCGACGAGAACCACCTCCTCGTACGGTCCCTGCGCACCGCCTTCGACCTGCTCGGCGGACAGCCGCGCGGCCTGGAGATCGTCTGCGCCAACCGCATTCCGCACGGCCGCGGCCTGGGTTCGTCCTCCGCCGCCATCTGCGCCGGCATCGTCGCCGCGCGCGCCGTGACCATAGGCGGGGACTCCCGGCTCGACGACACGGCCCTGCTGGAGCTCGCCACCGAGATCGAGGGCCACCCCGACAACGTGGCGGCCTGTCTGCTGGGCGGCTTCACGCTCTCCTGGATGGACGGCGGAGCCGCGCGGGCGATCAGGATGGATCCCGCCGATTCCGTCGTTCCGGTGGTTTTCGTGCCCGGGAAGCCGGTGCTCACCGAGACCGCGCGCGGCCTGCTCCCGCGCAACGTCCCGCACGTCGACGCCGCCGCCAACGCGGGCCGCGCCGCACTGCTCGTCGAGGCCCTCACCCGGCGCCCCGAGCTGCTGCTGCCGGCCACCGAGGACCGCCTGCACCAGGAGTACCGCGCGCCGGCCATGCCGGAGAGTGCCGCACTCGTGGACCGCTTGAGGGCGGACGGAGTTCCGGCCGTCATCTCCGGTGCGGGGCCCACTGTGTTGGCACTCGTCGACGCCGACAACGCCGACAAGGTGTCCCACCTCGCAGGCGAGGGCTGGGCCGCCAACCGGCTCGATCTCGACGCACAGGGCGCGTGCGTACTTCCGCTCGCGGCCTCCCCTGTCCATTGA